The genomic window aaattttaactcaCCTAGACCTGGGGCTTTATCCACGAAAAAGAGTTTCGTGGGCTGCTCGGAGCACTCAACACAAATATGTGAAAAGGCAAAGTAAAAAAAGGGGGgggatattttgaaaaatatttgaaaagatgttttttttttttcttgttttgctttacaaaaagttctcttttttttattgattggGTGTTTTCATCGTCAACCAGCGATAAAAGTAAACTTCACGAACCAGTAACCCTTCTCATAAATCTACTGCACAAAGCGAGCATGCTTATTCTATTACAAGCCTTTTATTAGGAAATTTTTGGAACAGAAACAGGCATTAATTAGCCCACCTTTAAACATGCTGCAGGTGTGATCAGAACTATGGGCAGAGGGAAGGCATGGCTCACATGGGTTTTGGCCTcacctcaaaattttgttttaaaaaaagtacatgtaaaattaaaaaaatttcacttgttctaaataaaatttttgtaaaatgatATTTCTGTCCTACTCataatttagaaactttaattcatccTGCcgcatgaaaaatttttggttccaCCCCtgatcaaaagaaaagcccGGCCATATTTCTGCCAACTTGGTTTGATCATGAGAGTAAGTCTGCTTTCGCCCAGCCAAGATTCGTTGACTCCTGCACATGAATGCCAatattttgaagtcattttttaatatataaatagtaTATGTGGTTCATTATTgtatatttaaattcaaattcagtgtgataaaagttggattcaattttaaatttaaaatccaaactGGCATGTATATGTTATGGACTTTTCTTCTTcgcattcaaatccaaatatatgcaCATCCGATAAATGGGGATATAGTAAATGGTacatttgattcaaatccattCCAATTCGTGGATTCAGAAAGGCTACAAATCTTGGGAACGGGTCGTCACATGCACAAAACTTAATGGGAAGTATTTCTTACTGCAATTTGTCTAAACTGAACGAGCCTTAATTTTGCCTTGGGAAAGAAGGAATCTCGGAGGTTCACCAACAACAGCCTTGCCAATTTGGATAGTGATCGGAGAAGCAGAAAATTTGAAGGAAGCATTATTATCTTTCGTGTATCAAGAGATGCATGATTGATGACTGACAGCTGCATCAGACTTTCTTTGGCGATTTATGCGGGCGGTAACTCCACACTCTCAACCGCTCAATTAGTTTTATGATTTGTATTATAGTTTGACTGAGTAGGCGTTGGTTCATATTTCATAGTCTGAAATTATAAAATCGAAAGCCCTAAGTGCCAAGACATGATCGTGCAAAAGGCTGATGACAGAATGAGAATATGAAAGGCTTGCAAATACCTTTAAGTGAAGAAAGTGCTATCATTAAGGGGTCGTTTGATACTCTGGTAAGATATCTGATGTCGTTTGAAATCTTTGAGAATTTTCAGATCTGTAGGTTTATGATCATACTTCCCTCCCATCTGACCTTAAACCTGTGGTTTTGACTGTGAGtggaggatctcaaatcttttttctcACATGATGGTAAAATCCAGGGTTTGTTTATATTACTGAATCAACCTCAAATCTGAGATCGAGACTATTAACCTCACTTTGAAGGAAGCTACTGtactttcctctttctctttctctctctttctcctcctttaaagggtatttcaatttcttgaaataataaCTTGGCTTATATAATTTCAATTTAATATCCACCATTTAATTTGCTTAAAATCAGCAGCACAAACTATTCTTTATCAAGTCTCGTACATGAAGGTCTACTGAAAGAGGAGAGATACACCGAACCTGCCGAAGTCCCTCCTCGTTTTTGCTTGCCCAGGGTCAAAGTGTGCTTCATGACTTAGGTGAATGGCAATACGCCTCTCAACTTGAGTGTTCCAAATCTGCTGTTTGCCTTTCAGAGGAGGCGCTTACAAAAATGCAACTGGATTTTTACCAGTCATCATTCTGACCACCATCATTCTGACCACCAGTCCGTCATTCTGACCAGCTACGCTACCACTCTCAAAAAGTATATGAAGGTCTAGTAGCTTTGTGTCTGTGTGTAGTCATAATCTACTGTTGAAGCAATGAAAATTATTGGTTTGACGTAAGAAAAGCATATGAAGGTCTAGTCGCCTTGTTGCTCGAACACTAAAGGAacgacaaaaaataaaaataaaaatataacatGAAAAGTTTCATTTCTTGCCAGGTTGCACTTTGTCGAACACTAAAGGAacgacaaaaaataaaaacaaaaatataacatgaAAAGTTTCATTTCTGGGCGTACTTAGTGCTTGAAGTTTGAACTTTGTCGTTTGAATTCCCTTTTATTCAGCTTAATAGAAGTGCATTTGATGCCCTTAGTCGGTAGACTTTGTGAGAAATCGCCGCTCTTATCAAGGTAattgtaaaaaatataaattataagcCAAGAGCAAGAAATTCCCAAATCAAGTAATCccatttactttatttacacGTTAATTGTAAACTAAGACTACCAAGAACACCGGACTTCACTTAATGTCAAAACTTGGTGTACTGGTATCTGGTGCCAGTTCAAGCTGATCAAGCGCCTCACAGTCAAGGGCAGAGCTAAGGTAGGGTTGCTTGGGCCTTCGCCCcacctccaaaaaaaaataaaaaaatttatatataaactttaagaaatttcacttgttttatatataaattttaaaaataatatttcagacctagtcaaaatttagaaactttaatttggtcccctcataaaaaatttctagcttcgccTCTACTCACAGCTACTTGTGATGCGAAAATCAATGCATTTCCCAGACATTCAGACAATTCAGCCACGTGAATATTTCAATGTGTCAAATGCTTGATGCGGAGATGTGGATCATCCAAACCATAATAGAATGGCATATTCCTTCTCTTCGAACGtgagtttgaaaccaaacttctcGTCAAGAGGATTGAAGGAGCGATTCAGGTCAGATGAGATCTAATGTAGATTCAACTTTCTATTCATGACTGAGATCTGGCATTTCGCCAACCAAATCTGCTGATCCATAATACAAAGATTGCCCGCTGTCCAACAACAAGCCAACTGGCAAAATTTGGGTTTGGAGCGTTATCTAGGTTTGAATTGATTCAATATTGAAACCCGCGATGTTGATGGTCGTAATTGTTTGCATGTATGAGATTGGCTCGAGAATGGCAAGTCACACTCCTTCTCAAATTGACCGTTTGTATGAGTTTTTTGAGCAAACtagatttgaatttagatatgAAGTATAAAATAAGTCTAAATTGCGGTTGGGCTTGGGGCATAAGTCCTAAATTGGATCCAAATGAGTCTCAAACTGAGTTGACGATCAGATTAGAGGGAAAATCGATCAAAATCATGGAAAGTTGAAAATTGAGGGAAAAAATTCATTGAAATTTGTAATCAAATGATTGAAAAACACTGAAtgtagatttttgaaaaaactgggCCGATTACAGCAACTCATGTTAATGAGGTACGCATGATGTTTCCAAATGGAGTTTTCAGATTCGCAGCGCTGTGAGCTGTGTGTTTGTAAAAGAaaacctaagtcacacggatacTGGTACGATACGGGTACGGGGATACAAGTACGGATACagcaatttttaattttttagatacGTTGATACGGctaattttatattatcaaatgataaaatgaaaaaaaaaaaacattaaactaaaactaatagttcatcacaaaaaacattaaactatcCGCCATCTTTGCCCATGATCTGCTGCAGCTGCACAAACCCTAAAGGCAAAGACCTCGTCGggtgaaagggagaaagaaaggtcGATCAAAAAGAGGTCGATCAAAAAGAAATCAGGTTTTCTTTAACGGGTTCGGATCGGGtttgacccagacccgatccagacgTATCCAAAGAGTATCGGTATCGGGATTCAGGTATCGGAGTATAGATACGGATACGTGGGCCAAACCCaagtatccgtgtgacataggagAAAACTATTGGTCATCTAATTTAGTTTTGCTCCATTTTGCAACGACTGCATCTATGGGCATGGAATTTGTCAAAAGCTACATCTAGGTAGGCAATTCAGCCCCTcaaagtttctttatttttaaatttggtgACTTTTACATATATTTGCTCATTTTTATATGTTGGTGTCCAAAAGAATGGAAGTTTTTGAATTAGTGGCTCTCAGCCCAAAATTTTTATCGGCGACCTATTGGTAAGTAAGGATACCTTTGATTTTTCACTGTTTTATAAATGCAATAGTTGCCTCCcatttctccctttcttttaaatttttaatgcaaTGTTAAATCGACCAGAAACTCCAACCATAATGTCGTGAATATCGTCTTTGCTGTATTTCAAATAATCCGATCCATGGGGCTTAATTTGGAGCCCATTTGAAATTGGATGTGCTTCAAATCCAACCAACACCGTAAAAGTGTTTGCACTCCTTCCTACCAAAAAGTGGAAACATTTGACCGAGAGCTGCAGAGTGAATTAATATCTACTCACTCAAACCATGGTAAAACACTTcagcattttaaaacattttaattttttttataaaaaggaaaggaggaaTAAAGGTCACCACAACGACGCgatatttttgttttgcagGTTATTTTGTATGTCGTTATTTTCAAGTATATATCACTTGAAATAcattcttttgtgttttttttttttctagacgGAGGTTCAAATGTCGTAAATTACACGAAACAGGTGCCAAGTTAAATTTATTAGCAATGCGAAGGTTACCTCAAGAACGTTGAAGTACAACCATTTaattgcatttaaaaaaatttctcccATTCGTACTGCAATTAAGCCTATCCAGAATCCACGTCGATTTTTCTGGCAAAAGTAATTTTGAGATGTCAATGCATTAGAAAGGTGCTGGACCTTAAATTTAAATAAACTTGTACCTTAACACCTTACAATGCATTTGTGGTGTAAGAGATGTGGTAGAAGATGTGCACAGATTGATGATTTCGCTTGGTTATGGAGATGAGAACAGAAGACATCAACCACTCGAGAGTTCTAGCAGCTTGTAAGTGTAGACAaatgtattatttttattatattttgcTATGTCGTTGTGAATCAGATGATAATTCTAGTACAGATAAATGGATTTACTTCCTTATTATCATGCAGGATAAACACAAAATAATCGCTGCATTAACTTCTATTACAATGATAAACCCTCATCATCTTTAAGATGGACTCTCTGCATCAGTCACTGGTCGCTCTAACTGCGagcaccaagaaaaaaaaattgaagtcccACCTCTGCCGCGCACTCCCGGATTTTGACGATCTAATTATCCAAAAACTTAACCTAATCCTCTAAAACCACATGCATAGAAGTGCAATATCAAATAAATTCGGATTTTAGGTGTGGATATGGTAAAAAAGATAAATCGGAAACTGAACTATAATTTCAACCGAacgttctttcttcattttctcttgtaTCGGTTGCTTTATATAAGAATTACATATGGATCTGCTACGAATGGCGCCTTTATAGTAACAAGAAAAGCTGAAAGTATGTTTATTTCACAGGTAGGTATTCTTCCACGACTACAGTACCTAACATTTGTCAAAACAGAGCATCAAGAAGAAAGATCattaagaagaaaagcaatttcATGTGGTTCGGCATgaaagcctacatccacggacAAGAAGACTGGTGCTTTTTTACTATTGGCTGCTCAGTATACAATATCGAGAGACGTTTCCCATTCTTAATATTTTGtcacaatgaaaaagaaaggactaGAAACGAATGAGATGATTTTGTTAAGAGAGAAAGCAAATCTTCAACGTAATAGTCTCCATCTCCAGCTCAATCTTCAACGGTTCCTTTCTTGATATTTTGCGGAACAGATCTCTTAGAAATGGAAGTAATAATCTCCTTCTCAAGAAACTCGCAACAGAAACATTTGCTCTAAAATTAGAGTAGTGAACAAGTGTCTCATAAATCTACTTTAATTTTGAGAGGtcgattcatggaacacttagATATGGTGTGCTTAAAACCAAACGGCCCTAAAGTGTTTCTCTTTTGTGGTGAACAGGATCTCAGATCCCAGTAGACATGTAGCTGTCGAAGATGTTGGCTCTATTCAATCTTTAACAGGTTATGCATTGTTTATCATCGGTTTAACAATCAAAGGCCTCCCATTCTGATACCATAGTGAAAGCAGTGAATTTCATGCCTCTTCCTTATATACTACAAGGATTCTGAGATAATTTTTTCGATTTGGGATAAAATATTTCACACGATGCTTCGCTATCTATTCCATAAGTGCGAACACCATATCTCCACCAAATCATGCAAGAATGCTTGTAATGTTTTGCAAGGTACCGCATTTTTAGGTAAACTCACCACATATAGGTTAGCCATAAGGATCTCAGTGATCTCGTGGCTGCAAAATTTATCCAAGGACCATTCTGATACTTCTTTCAATACAAGGGGCCGGCCTACCCAGCATCATTGCAAACAAAAGTGGTAGAAAAGAAGTGCAAAAATGAGATGAGACGCAAATCGTTCCAACTCACATGAGTTAGTTTGATAGAAGAGATCTAAACCATGTCGATATCATTTATCCCCTGCTATTTGAAATTGGCTTCGTTTTTAGATCTTAATGGTCACGGGTATCAAATGATGGCGCCCCTGTAAGCATCAGTGAGATATTAAGGTTGGCTAGCACTTCAACATTGAAGGGATAGGCTTCAGTTTGGAGCTCTGACGAATATGCTTTTGTCGACAAGTGCATGTAAAGCTTTTCTGTGAGGTGTAGCCCATCGTAATAGGCGTAGAGGCTCCTCACTGGGCATGGTTCTGTTCCTTCAACACATAATCCCCTTGTTCCATTCGGCACCTGAAAGAAGCAGCAACTTCCATTGGTCCCCTTTAATCCTAAGATAGCAGGAAAATTTTCTTGGTTAGAAACTTGTTTATATGTAACAGCTCTAGTGCATGATTTACCATCGTAAGTACTTTTGTAGTGTCTaagtaaaataaattcacaCAATGTACTAAACTTCATTGTTTAATGTCCACACACATGCATGGTACAGCAAAATTTAAATTGATCATAAATGCGTTATATTTATATGGTGTTCTGGAATATATTAAATGCACAAAAGACTGCATACCATAAGTAGTTGGATCATCCATTATCTCATCGATGATTCCAGACGTGTTGATGtagacaaaagaaaatccaGGCAAGTCCTCACTTAGATTTTCTAGGGCGGGACTGAGTGCGTTGTTGAACAAAGTGGATCCCTCATTTAGTGATTCCACACACGATCCATTGTTCTTAAGTTTAAAATACGGATAACAACCACTCTGCATGAGATTAAATACCACGAATTTTCGTGCCCCAAAGTCATATGCTCTCTGTAGAATAGAAGAAAAGTAAGATAACAACAGATATAAGGAGATTATATTGGCCAAAGAAACGAGCAATTTCTTAGTTAATTAAGCTCAAGGTGTGTGGTGGGAACTGTGCCAAATACGTGTTCTCATGAAGGAAGTAACTACGGCTTTCATGATCTAATGCAGCCCACTTCAAGCATCTTTTGAGAGAGTATACCATGAGGTGGTTGGTGTAATTTCCAATGAGCAGTTCTGTTAGGCTCTGCAGGTCACACTCTACAGCCACGCCTGATGACGCGGTGCAGCTTGCCATGTAATCGCCTCCaccaatgaagaagaagaatatactCTGAGAGAGATAGGAAGAGAGTGCAAAGCTCCCATTCAATTGAGATTCCAGATCCGGCAGTGTTGTTTCCCCAAAGTTCGCAATTTGGTGGCTCAAAGATATGATATTTTGCTGCAAAGAATTTTCACCTTGTGTTAAGGTAGGAAACCTGCACTCTGCTGATATATTATCTTAGTTACgtgttcttttcttcctcaCTAGCATCCCACCTTGATTATACGTGTCAAGGAATATTAGCTAGCATGGTACTTCTTTGTAAAAACTTAAAGTTGGCAGCAACTGTCtccttggaaaaaaaaattgctaaaaacAAAGATTGATCTGCTTACACTTTGGCGAGTGGAATCAAGGATGCCCGCAGCAGCTGAGGCATAGTTTACTCCGGCGAGAATGGAGCTCCCTTTGGTTTGAGGGTCGTAGAAAACCGGCAGTAAATGAGGCAGTCCTAACAACTGCCCCAGTATGTCTGCCGAGGTTCTTCCATTTGTGCACCTGCCTGTAGCACCCAATGGGAAATCTACCCCATACGGAAAGTAGTTGCATTTTGCGGTAGTATCCAAAAAGTCGTTGTTCCCACCATCAACGACTGAATCCCCGAATACGAACATTGCTTTGACATTGCTTTCAGTAGTCGCTGTGGAGAATCGGGAGAGAATGAGCAAGATCGAGAAGAGAATCAACATGTTCGTTGAAAGGCGGGTGAAGTAAATTAGGTGGTGGCAGTTCCTTGGGTGAAGCATCCAGCCGTTCCTATTATTATAGTTTAGTAGATCTTCCTCTCAACAAACATTCTCCATCTACCCGCTTAACCATGTCCGTCGCTGGTCGTGATTGTTTATTATACTTCGGCTCAAGTTGACCGTTTGTTGTTTGCAAATTAATGCTGATGGCCCAACGCTTCCCGTCCTTGCTACCCACCGTCGTCTGCTGAGTTGATTTGATTGCGTCTGACTGCTCAGATTTGATTGCGTCTGTGACTGTTGCAGACTTGATTTGGTTTCGtttgaatataatatatatatatatatatatattcaagtatacagagttgaatttttttttttaatcacgCTCATacgttcttcattttttgtaaactatagttttaaaattttaaaagtagtgttataatttttgaattttttatataactTAAAATAAATTGTCAAAAAAATGATAGTTTTTTTTGTCCAAACGCCACATTTATAAAGTAAAAGTGCTCACCAATGCAATTATTATCTTTTGCATGTATAATTTTAAGTCCATCAATTTCTTATCATTTGTGAGTCAgtatttgaaatattttgttttaCGACGCATAGAGTTAGAAGTTTAAGTGCACAAGAGAATTGACAACCTTAAAGTTTGAATTTAGAATTGATTGACTATGAGACCCCAACCCAACTCATGTTTCAATCTCATCGATAACCCACGAGTTACTTTCcattgaagaaaaggaaatgaacttaaacttgatgtcaagaaacTTGGGCCATGCATGGCTTACCATTTTAAGCTTGGGCAACAGTGTTAGTACCCAGCTTGGGTCAGTccgattaattttttattatttttatttaataataatatatattttaaaaataatttttatgttaatagGGTTGGGTCACTCCAGACACAGGCTCGGAGTGTCAGGCCCGGGCCCTGGTTTTTAGGCATCGGGTCAACCCTGAAACCAAACCTAGTTTATTTTACAACTAAATATTAATGAAGGTAAGTTTACATACAACTCTTTGTTTGAGGTGTTTTAGcaaaatattaaacaaaaaactAATCAAGACCATCTATCTAaagattaataaaatattttactaTGAATTGGCCAAAAGATATGATTTAAGCCTTTGAACAAAACGTGTCGTTTCAGGTTAAACTTTAACAAAAGGAAACGTACCTAACTTTTAGTAACCAAATACATATTCAAATTAGAATCTGGGTTTCAATAGGAACGAAAATTTTGGTCTAcaccatatttgaatccaaatccaaatcgaTCCAATCTATTTAAATTGACAACAGAATTTGAATCAAGACTTTTAAACTGAACTCGATCAGTATTACAAACTATTACAACCGATCTTGCTTGGTTGAACTCCAGCTTAATTGAAAACTCAAGCTTATAAACTAATCGAATTCAGGTTACAGACTCAATCAAACTTGAGTAAGCCCATATAACTATGTCAAGCTTATAAACTAATCGAATTCAGGTTACAGACTCAATCAAACATGAGTAAGATCATATAACTGTGccatcctttttatttttatttttttgtaatttcaaaaattaaaaccaaggaaagagGTAACGTCAAATGAGGAGTTGGCGAACAAGTTTAAACCAATTGAGCTCGAGTTAATTGAGATCGAGCTAATCTTGAATCAAAATCAAGCCAAACAATATATTAGTCGAGTCGAAGTCGAGCTGACCCCCTAATTATACGACATtgaggaaatagaaaaaaaaaatggaagagcCATTACCAACTATTCCGAGTCGAGATGAATCCGAACATTGCATTTACTTTTACCAACATAGTTCTGAATCCAACTTCTAAATGCACAACCAAATCTCAGACCATTATGATATACATGTTAAGAACCGAGTACCAAAATGTTTGACTATTGGATGTAGGATAATTACttgaaactgaatccaaatccaaatttggatccGATTATATTATTTATCTAAAACAAATTCGCGTCAAATCAGATGACATCAAAGGCACGTTGCAGCTAGCCGTGAATGGTCGGTGCATGTGCACCAGCTTCTTGATGAAGCCTTTTCCTTGTCGGCAAAAAGGCTGCAAATTGGACAGTTGGGCTGAGAAGTTGTGAACTTCAATACGACTTCAGGCTTTTAGCTGCAGACTGTCGTTCAACAGCTGGAAGGACAGGCTCTACCATAACATAACATAAAGAGGGAGTGGGAGGGGGCCGCTCACCCTACCTCCAAAAACAACAGAATATTTACATGCgtaaaaggaaattttatttattttttatataaattttgaaaaataatattttcattttaattaaaatttaaaaactttaatttggtcttCTCATAAAAAAGTTCTGGTTCCACCCCTCATAACATTGTATAAGAATGTTAAACTAAGAGTCAATCCTGCCAtttgcatttttgttcatttgagAGTGTACTGCTGCAATGGAGTTACTGCAGTGATTTTGTTGTAGAGACTGAAGCAAAGCGATAAGTGATAGacatgtcatccaaacatggtTAGAAGTAAGGTTACTTGGGGTTGTTGGAGGTGGGAACAAGAAACTTTTTATAATATCCACGTTGCAATGTGTCATAACAAAGACAGCGAGGAAGTGACAGCTTTAGTTAGGGAGAGTAGTGAGCGTTATATTTTTGGCATCGCTTGTTGGAGTGATAAAGATAGAGCTATTGATGAAGTCTGGCTGCTTTAAGAGAGATTACTAAGAAtcccaaaaaattgaaaggtgTTTTGGTATCATTAAGGTGATTTGTAACtattagaggtcgtttgattgctgtccactgggacaggacagacaggacgtcctgtccattacaccactgtcctgtcctcatggacaatggtgttccttgtccaccgtttgatgattttaggaacagaactttatgttcttcttgtccggtgtttgtttcgtgtgtgtctgttctgtctgttactaaacaggacacgcgtgtcctgttCTGCGTGTCCTGTGgtcatcaaacgacctcttagagTTTCATCAGTTACTGCTGCAAATACTTGTCAGAAGATTATGTATAGTAGGTTTTGGTTGGCTCCTGCAAAACAACTTGGCTTTTCTTAAAAATGACCTAGCACATGAGGTGTTTCACCTGCTCAAAAGAGTGGAGAGTGCCACTATCTGCAAAGTATGACATCAGTCTTCTCCATATATAGGATTTCATTGATCTTATTGttgatgtttcattttttgtcaataaattgAGGATAACCCCAACATCAGTGCTGAAGAGGGTGTACCAAGCAGctgttgtaaaagaaaattattttactattttataaaaaagagaagaatgcGTGTCCAATCTCAATGGATTGTCGATTTTATTTGAAGTAATAAAATTATCATTTGTGTATGTCGGTGGTCGTGATTGTTTACAAGTATGAGATTGGCTCGCGAATGTCAAGTGACACTTCAGTGCAAATTAACGGTCTGTTTGCAAATTAAGGCTGGTGGCCATCCTCGCTACCCATTGTCGAAAGATCTGACTCACTGAAGAGGTAATTAATATCCACTCACTTAAATATATCACGGTAAAACAGTTCaagattttaatatatataattttttttaataaaggaaGAATCATGACAACCATGCGATATTCTTATTTCCCTAATTAATATCCACTCACTTAAATATATCACGGTAAAACAGTTCaagattttaatatatataaatttttttaataaaggaaGAATCATGACAACCATGTCATATTCTTATTTCCCAAACcatagtgaaatataatttttcaaaatttatacataacttgaattaaaatttttaaaa from Nymphaea colorata isolate Beijing-Zhang1983 chromosome 6, ASM883128v2, whole genome shotgun sequence includes these protein-coding regions:
- the LOC116256359 gene encoding GDSL esterase/lipase At1g71691-like, whose translation is MLILFSILLILSRFSTATTESNVKAMFVFGDSVVDGGNNDFLDTTAKCNYFPYGVDFPLGATGRCTNGRTSADILGQLLGLPHLLPVFYDPQTKGSSILAGVNYASAAAGILDSTRQSQNIISLSHQIANFGETTLPDLESQLNGSFALSSYLSQSIFFFFIGGGDYMASCTASSGVAVECDLQSLTELLIGNYTNHLMRAYDFGARKFVVFNLMQSGCYPYFKLKNNGSCVESLNEGSTLFNNALSPALENLSEDLPGFSFVYINTSGIIDEIMDDPTTYGLKGTNGSCCFFQVPNGTRGLCVEGTEPCPVRSLYAYYDGLHLTEKLYMHLSTKAYSSELQTEAYPFNVEVLANLNISLMLTGAPSFDTRDH